In a single window of the Candidatus Krumholzibacteriia bacterium genome:
- the nadB gene encoding L-aspartate oxidase has product MKIDFLVIGSGVAGLSFALKASRMGKVLLVTKSEAPESNTRRAQGGIAAVTSRDDSPESHEEDTLRAGAGLCDRSRVRHMVESGPERIRELLDWGVPFSKEGEELALGQEGGHSFRRVLHVADFTGRELERVLLERVAAEPSIQLLEDHMAVNLATHRHLKKGGEEGRVYGAYLMDRKKRSILSVAARWTILATGGAGKVYAYTSNPDVATGDGVAMAYRAGARIANMEFVQFHPTCLYHRKVRTQLISEAVRGEGAILRNLDGEAFMERYTMQRELAPRDIVARAIDQEMKRRGDKFALLDFSPIGKERIPERFPSIYAALQRLGMDPRERSIPVVPAAHYFCGGVEVDGQGQSSLPRLLAIGEVSCTGVHGANRLASNSLLEALVFAHEASEALSANFDPSGEIPEVEPWSSANTRDYREAVVLDHDWDLVRRMMMDYVGIVRSDERLLLARDRLRHVRETVEKFYWRYSICSEIIELRNIALLAELIIRSALLRKESRGLHFNLDHPETRSDLASPTCLEQEILHA; this is encoded by the coding sequence ATGAAAATAGACTTCCTTGTGATTGGGAGCGGCGTTGCCGGGCTTTCCTTTGCACTGAAAGCCAGCAGGATGGGCAAGGTCCTTCTGGTGACGAAATCAGAGGCTCCGGAGAGCAACACCCGCAGAGCCCAGGGCGGCATCGCTGCCGTGACCTCCCGAGACGACAGTCCTGAATCCCATGAGGAAGACACACTCCGGGCGGGTGCAGGTCTTTGTGACCGGTCTCGGGTTCGTCACATGGTAGAAAGCGGCCCGGAGAGAATCCGGGAACTTCTCGACTGGGGAGTGCCCTTCAGCAAGGAAGGCGAGGAACTGGCACTTGGGCAGGAGGGGGGGCATTCCTTCCGCAGGGTCCTTCATGTCGCAGACTTCACCGGTCGCGAACTGGAAAGGGTGCTTTTGGAGAGGGTCGCTGCCGAGCCTTCGATCCAGCTTCTGGAAGACCACATGGCAGTCAATCTTGCCACTCATCGTCATCTGAAAAAGGGAGGCGAGGAAGGCAGGGTTTACGGTGCCTATCTGATGGATCGAAAGAAGAGGAGCATCCTGAGCGTGGCCGCGCGATGGACCATTCTTGCTACCGGAGGCGCAGGCAAGGTCTATGCATATACGAGCAACCCGGATGTGGCGACGGGCGACGGTGTGGCCATGGCTTATCGAGCCGGCGCACGGATTGCAAACATGGAATTCGTTCAGTTTCATCCCACCTGTCTCTATCACAGGAAGGTGAGAACGCAACTCATCAGCGAGGCCGTTCGAGGAGAGGGTGCCATCCTTCGAAACCTCGACGGAGAGGCCTTCATGGAGCGATACACCATGCAACGGGAACTGGCTCCCCGTGACATCGTGGCTCGGGCAATTGATCAGGAAATGAAACGCCGCGGCGACAAGTTTGCTCTCCTGGACTTTTCACCGATCGGCAAGGAGAGAATCCCTGAGCGCTTCCCTTCCATCTATGCGGCTTTGCAGAGACTGGGGATGGATCCCCGGGAGCGGTCGATTCCCGTGGTTCCCGCGGCGCACTACTTTTGCGGAGGGGTGGAGGTGGACGGCCAGGGGCAAAGCAGCCTGCCTCGACTTCTCGCCATCGGGGAAGTCAGTTGTACGGGGGTCCATGGTGCCAATCGACTGGCCAGCAACTCCCTTCTGGAGGCGCTGGTCTTTGCGCATGAGGCAAGTGAAGCCCTCAGTGCGAACTTTGATCCCTCCGGGGAAATCCCGGAAGTGGAGCCCTGGAGCTCCGCAAATACCCGCGACTACCGGGAGGCAGTGGTTCTCGACCATGACTGGGATCTGGTTCGGCGCATGATGATGGACTATGTCGGGATCGTGCGAAGCGACGAGAGGCTGCTTCTGGCCCGCGACCGGCTTCGCCATGTGCGGGAAACTGTGGAGAAGTTCTACTGGCGTTACTCCATTTGCAGCGAGATTATCGAACTCCGCAACATCGCACTTCTAGCGGAACTGATCATCCGTTCGGCACTCCTGAGAAAGGAGAGCCGGGGACTGCACTTCAATCTGGATCATCCGGAGACCCGCAGTGATCTGGCCAGCCCCACCTGTCTGGAACAGGAAATCCTTCATGCCTGA
- the bshC gene encoding bacillithiol biosynthesis BshC: MNRHVSELPMPKALEAGASPFRIFAPSAGLLQAMEKYVSGPRASENLKLLAEGKASLVVTGQQPSFPMPLGLTLAKAATTVAIAERHCGKGRLVPLFWNGSDDSDFEEASSQNYLRASRPPLRFSLPVSLHRKNQQVGRLAVEGCLQEILAYLPPEYHDLASSELGDLHARTLARFYAEDGLLVLDARSPALAEAGKQLYENYLESRERFAGQVDRDGDSLEKESGSRPLRRGVGERALYLLSRDRRSLPEPADYENVLRERLREKTPRLSPNVSLRPLLQDFVLPVREVVLGPSEWEYHRQLRDSFSLLGCHFPQPWPRLQWNLRSGEPRDSSPLFDPHARPDQVRRDLLEQASLHLEDLRENRYLLRSKEES, from the coding sequence ATGAACCGGCATGTATCCGAGTTGCCGATGCCGAAGGCGCTGGAGGCCGGAGCCTCGCCTTTTCGCATCTTTGCTCCTTCGGCGGGTCTTCTACAGGCAATGGAGAAGTATGTAAGCGGCCCTAGAGCAAGCGAGAATCTGAAGCTTCTTGCCGAAGGGAAGGCCTCCCTTGTGGTCACCGGGCAACAACCCTCCTTCCCCATGCCACTGGGCCTGACATTGGCCAAGGCGGCCACAACGGTTGCCATTGCGGAAAGGCATTGCGGAAAGGGGCGACTAGTTCCCCTCTTCTGGAACGGAAGCGACGATAGCGACTTCGAGGAAGCGTCCTCGCAGAACTATTTGCGCGCTTCTCGCCCTCCTCTTCGTTTCTCACTGCCAGTCTCCTTGCATCGAAAGAACCAACAGGTGGGAAGACTAGCAGTCGAGGGCTGCCTGCAGGAGATTCTGGCGTATCTTCCCCCTGAATACCATGACCTTGCCTCCAGCGAGCTCGGAGATCTTCACGCCCGAACCCTCGCACGCTTCTATGCAGAGGACGGCTTACTGGTTCTCGATGCCCGGAGCCCGGCATTGGCAGAGGCCGGGAAGCAGCTCTATGAGAACTATCTCGAAAGCAGGGAGCGGTTTGCCGGACAAGTGGACCGGGACGGAGACTCCCTTGAGAAGGAGTCCGGAAGTCGCCCTCTTCGACGGGGAGTGGGGGAAAGGGCTCTCTACCTGCTCTCTCGAGACCGTCGATCTCTTCCGGAACCGGCAGATTACGAGAATGTCCTCCGGGAACGTCTCCGGGAGAAAACTCCTCGCCTTTCGCCGAACGTATCGCTTAGACCCCTGCTGCAGGATTTCGTTCTTCCCGTCCGGGAGGTAGTACTCGGACCCTCGGAGTGGGAGTATCACCGCCAACTGCGGGATTCATTTTCCCTTCTGGGCTGCCATTTTCCACAACCCTGGCCGCGGCTTCAGTGGAATCTCCGATCAGGTGAGCCTCGCGACAGCAGTCCTCTCTTCGATCCTCATGCAAGGCCTGATCAAGTTCGCAGGGACTTGCTTGAGCAGGCTTCCCTGCACCTGGAAGATCTCAGGGAGAACCGCTATCTTCTAAGAAGCAAGGAGGAGTCATGA
- a CDS encoding dTDP-4-dehydrorhamnose 3,5-epimerase family protein: MIDGVIIKDLKRIADERGYLMEILRDDDEFFDRFGQTYVSAVEPGVVKAWHYHREQTDHAVCVSGMIKLVMHDDREGSPTKGKTQVLFIGDRNPQLVRIPKGVYHGWKGISTFPSLVINVPDRHYDYENPDEYREDPHGDKIPYDWSREDG, from the coding sequence ATGATTGACGGTGTCATAATCAAGGACTTGAAGCGTATTGCCGACGAGCGTGGTTACCTGATGGAGATCTTGCGAGATGATGACGAGTTTTTCGACCGCTTCGGCCAAACTTATGTCTCGGCCGTTGAGCCCGGGGTGGTGAAGGCTTGGCACTATCATCGCGAGCAAACGGATCATGCGGTTTGTGTCTCCGGGATGATCAAGCTTGTCATGCATGACGACCGGGAGGGCAGCCCCACAAAGGGGAAAACGCAGGTGCTTTTTATTGGAGACCGCAACCCCCAGCTCGTACGGATTCCCAAGGGAGTCTATCACGGCTGGAAGGGCATCAGTACTTTTCCAAGCCTGGTGATCAATGTTCCTGATCGACACTACGACTATGAGAACCCGGATGAGTACCGGGAAGATCCCCACGGAGATAAAATCCCCTATGACTGGTCAAGAGAGGACGGCTGA
- the rfbB gene encoding dTDP-glucose 4,6-dehydratase: protein MSHLLVTGGCGFIGSNFILQMRKECPDREILNLDLLTYAGNLENLATLKDDPAYHFQRGDVADRELLRGLFLEYEVDEVVHFAAESHVDRSILGPEVFVQSNILGTMCLLEAARDFWKSGHGRFLMVSTDEVYGSLGEEGSFREETPLDPSSPYSASKASADLLCLAYYRTFDFPVMVTRCSNNYGPYQFPEKLIPLMIQRASQGDKLPVYGDGKNVRDWIHVDDHNRAVRTVLEKGEPGQVYNIGANEEYENIEIVQRILSHLGKSDDLIEFVKDRPGHDRRYAMDSSKIRRELSWEPKVSFQEGISDTIDWYLNHRSWWEKILSGEYRNFFEEQYGRVGE, encoded by the coding sequence ATGAGCCACCTTCTGGTTACCGGTGGATGTGGATTCATCGGGAGCAATTTCATCCTTCAGATGAGGAAGGAATGCCCTGACCGGGAGATCCTGAATCTGGATCTTCTGACCTATGCCGGCAATCTGGAAAACCTGGCAACTCTGAAGGATGACCCCGCTTATCATTTTCAGAGAGGCGATGTGGCCGACCGGGAACTGCTCCGGGGTTTATTTCTGGAATATGAAGTGGACGAGGTGGTCCATTTTGCTGCGGAATCACATGTGGACCGCAGCATTCTGGGCCCGGAGGTTTTTGTCCAGAGCAACATTCTGGGAACCATGTGCCTTTTGGAAGCGGCCAGGGACTTCTGGAAATCCGGTCATGGCCGATTCCTCATGGTATCCACCGACGAAGTCTACGGCTCCCTCGGAGAGGAGGGGAGCTTTCGGGAAGAAACGCCTCTTGATCCTTCCAGTCCCTATTCCGCAAGCAAGGCTTCGGCGGATCTTCTCTGTCTTGCCTACTATCGTACCTTTGACTTCCCGGTGATGGTCACTCGATGCAGCAATAATTACGGACCCTACCAGTTCCCCGAGAAATTGATTCCACTGATGATCCAGCGCGCGAGTCAGGGAGACAAGCTGCCCGTCTACGGCGACGGGAAGAATGTGAGGGACTGGATCCATGTGGACGATCACAATCGTGCCGTGAGAACGGTTCTTGAAAAGGGAGAACCCGGCCAAGTTTATAACATTGGTGCCAATGAGGAGTACGAGAACATCGAGATCGTTCAGAGGATTCTTTCGCACCTGGGAAAGAGCGACGATCTCATTGAGTTTGTGAAGGACCGCCCCGGCCATGACCGGCGCTACGCCATGGACTCAAGCAAGATACGCAGAGAATTGTCCTGGGAGCCGAAGGTCTCTTTTCAGGAAGGCATTTCCGACACGATCGACTGGTACTTGAACCACCGCTCCTGGTGGGAGAAGATTCTCAGCGGGGAGTACCGCAATTTCTTTGAGGAACAGTACGGGAGAGTGGGTGAATGA
- a CDS encoding sugar phosphate nucleotidyltransferase, whose translation MKGIILAGGTGSRLFPLTKVTNKHLLPVGTIPMILHPLRKMVEAGIEEILIVTGTEHMGDVVALLGSGTAESCQLTYRVQDEAGGIAQALSLAENFCHGESMCVILGDNIFEDSLQPSVNAFHGQSSGARILLKEVPDPCRFGVAELEGDRVVGIEEKPSEPKSSFAVCGIYFFDARVFEIIRTLRPSSRGELEVSDVNNAYIQSGELSYGYFKGWWTDAGTFESYRQAQELLFSERGEEND comes from the coding sequence ATGAAGGGAATCATCCTGGCAGGAGGAACCGGCAGCAGGCTATTCCCCCTGACAAAGGTCACGAACAAACATCTGCTTCCTGTGGGGACTATTCCGATGATCCTCCATCCCCTGCGAAAGATGGTGGAGGCAGGGATTGAAGAGATCCTGATTGTCACGGGAACCGAACATATGGGCGATGTCGTTGCGCTCCTTGGCAGCGGAACTGCCGAGTCCTGTCAATTGACCTACCGCGTGCAGGATGAAGCGGGAGGGATAGCCCAGGCGCTTTCGCTGGCCGAGAATTTCTGCCATGGAGAGTCGATGTGTGTGATTCTTGGCGACAACATATTCGAAGACTCACTTCAGCCCTCTGTGAACGCATTTCATGGCCAGTCTTCGGGTGCGAGGATTCTCCTGAAGGAAGTTCCGGATCCCTGCCGTTTCGGCGTAGCAGAACTGGAGGGTGACCGGGTCGTGGGTATTGAGGAAAAGCCTTCAGAGCCCAAGAGTTCCTTTGCGGTCTGCGGGATCTATTTTTTCGATGCGCGGGTCTTTGAAATTATCCGCACGCTGCGACCTTCATCCCGGGGGGAATTGGAAGTATCTGATGTGAATAACGCCTACATCCAGTCCGGGGAATTGAGTTACGGCTATTTTAAGGGCTGGTGGACCGATGCGGGAACCTTCGAGTCTTATCGGCAGGCTCAGGAACTGCTCTTTTCAGAAAGAGGGGAAGAGAATGATTGA
- the add gene encoding adenosine deaminase, whose amino-acid sequence MNRDRDWLHSLPKTDLHVHLDGSLRPATLLELSDKLGSDLPASTEEEVLDLIRMGKGEKSLVRYLQAFDYTLPVLQDADSLERCSYELAMDAAEENVRLIEVRYSPLLHRKKGLSFEGIIDAVAQGLQRATEETGIIAGQILCGIRNMPPEGSLELARATLRYRDRGIVAFDLAGAEKDYPAKKHLDAFYFVLNHNLNSTLHAGEAFGPESIAQALHYCGTHRIGHGVRLWEDESLMNYVNDHRIALEMCLSSNLHTGAVSDIQDHPFRKYLDLDLRVTLNTDNRLISGTSVTGEFALAAETFSLSVEQINTIILNGFKSSFLPHSRKAELVREVVRELDEKGAPPAHSYSDLL is encoded by the coding sequence ATGAACCGTGACCGGGATTGGCTGCACAGCCTTCCAAAGACAGATCTGCATGTTCACCTGGATGGTTCCCTGAGACCTGCCACACTTCTGGAACTTTCCGATAAACTGGGAAGCGACCTGCCCGCGTCCACGGAAGAGGAGGTTCTGGACCTGATTCGCATGGGAAAGGGCGAAAAAAGTCTGGTTCGCTATCTTCAGGCTTTCGACTATACCCTACCGGTTCTTCAGGATGCCGATTCCCTGGAGCGCTGTTCCTATGAATTGGCCATGGATGCAGCGGAAGAAAATGTCCGTCTGATTGAAGTCCGCTACAGCCCGCTGCTTCATCGGAAAAAGGGACTTTCCTTTGAAGGTATCATTGATGCCGTCGCCCAGGGGCTGCAGCGTGCCACGGAAGAGACCGGGATCATCGCAGGTCAGATTCTCTGCGGCATTCGAAACATGCCTCCGGAGGGTTCTCTTGAATTGGCAAGAGCGACTCTTCGATACCGGGATCGCGGAATTGTGGCTTTTGATCTCGCAGGAGCAGAGAAGGACTATCCCGCCAAGAAGCATCTGGACGCTTTCTACTTTGTTCTGAATCACAATCTCAATTCAACACTTCATGCGGGAGAGGCCTTCGGGCCGGAGAGCATTGCACAGGCTCTGCATTACTGCGGCACCCATCGGATCGGGCACGGGGTCAGGCTCTGGGAAGACGAGAGCCTGATGAACTATGTCAATGACCACAGGATTGCCCTGGAGATGTGTTTGAGCAGCAACCTGCACACGGGTGCGGTGTCAGACATTCAGGATCATCCCTTCCGGAAATATCTTGACCTTGACTTGAGGGTCACCTTGAATACGGACAATCGCCTGATTTCCGGGACTTCGGTGACGGGCGAGTTTGCACTCGCTGCAGAGACTTTTTCTCTCAGCGTGGAGCAAATCAATACGATCATTCTCAATGGATTCAAGAGTTCCTTCCTCCCGCACTCCCGGAAAGCCGAATTGGTGCGAGAGGTCGTCCGGGAATTGGATGAGAAGGGTGCGCCTCCGGCACATTCTTACTCGGATTTGCTCTAG
- the bshB1 gene encoding bacillithiol biosynthesis deacetylase BshB1, whose amino-acid sequence MRILACAAHPDDVELSCGGTLAGAFAAGHETYILDLTRGERASNGDPESRAKEAAEAAETLGAHRFQAGLPDGGLDSRDSTQRATVVEIMREIRPDLLIIPCRENRHPDHREAHELLHRVSFDAGLPRFPAPGEAHRPVTILEAMERIPFAPHILVPIDEWFEKKQGAILAYKSQFSQGPESGKTLINEEQFLVWLTARDQYYGGLAHCKVAEPFRLASPLRIDQLHALVPEAVND is encoded by the coding sequence ATGAGAATTCTGGCCTGCGCCGCTCATCCCGATGATGTTGAACTGTCCTGTGGGGGAACCCTCGCAGGAGCCTTTGCCGCAGGTCATGAGACATATATCCTGGATTTGACCCGGGGAGAAAGAGCGAGCAACGGGGATCCGGAGAGTCGGGCAAAGGAAGCTGCCGAGGCTGCAGAAACCCTGGGCGCTCATCGTTTTCAAGCCGGTCTTCCCGACGGGGGACTCGATTCACGAGACTCCACTCAACGGGCCACTGTGGTGGAGATCATGCGCGAGATTCGTCCGGATCTCTTGATCATCCCCTGCCGGGAAAATCGACATCCAGATCATCGCGAAGCCCATGAGCTCTTGCATCGTGTTTCCTTTGATGCTGGCCTTCCCCGATTTCCTGCGCCCGGAGAGGCGCATCGGCCTGTGACGATTCTGGAAGCCATGGAGCGGATTCCATTTGCGCCGCACATCCTCGTGCCCATCGATGAGTGGTTTGAGAAGAAGCAAGGTGCAATCCTGGCCTACAAGAGTCAGTTCAGTCAGGGTCCGGAATCCGGGAAGACCCTGATCAATGAGGAGCAGTTCCTTGTCTGGCTGACTGCAAGGGATCAGTATTATGGCGGGCTTGCCCACTGCAAGGTGGCAGAGCCCTTTCGACTTGCCTCTCCCCTTCGCATTGATCAGTTACACGCTCTTGTGCCGGAGGCTGTAAATGACTGA
- a CDS encoding cupin domain-containing protein, whose protein sequence is MKYRVLLLCFILVGAVSGSAQIAQEADSLEARFLTQDEMDLFSLEEVPSGNTEERPGDPLTGFPTLSWVDSLLLGDPTSGQDGSPEDHMVDSLVSGESWPLFPPRILDFQSLQLQDILRSTMLEEDETESWTSLFSVDSTLSLSLLQVKEEAWEYFCPYSDLWYYIWRGWGTLLLEGQEQNYSPGMMFQVPASSIHALRNVSGAPTVALVWQSPALSDSLRVSIIPEEILVEMEADSLRILELEEKILYRKR, encoded by the coding sequence GTGAAGTACCGGGTCCTTCTTCTCTGTTTCATTCTGGTCGGGGCTGTTTCCGGCTCTGCGCAGATCGCCCAGGAAGCGGACTCACTGGAAGCCAGGTTTCTGACGCAGGATGAAATGGATCTCTTCAGCCTCGAGGAGGTTCCCTCCGGGAATACAGAGGAAAGGCCGGGAGATCCCCTGACCGGCTTTCCTACTCTCAGTTGGGTCGATTCCCTTCTCTTGGGAGACCCGACATCAGGACAGGACGGATCCCCGGAAGACCACATGGTCGATTCTCTGGTTTCAGGAGAATCCTGGCCTCTCTTTCCTCCCCGAATTCTGGACTTTCAGTCGCTTCAGCTTCAGGATATTCTTCGTTCCACCATGCTGGAAGAGGATGAAACGGAATCGTGGACTTCCCTCTTTTCTGTGGACTCCACCCTTTCTCTTTCTCTTTTGCAGGTGAAGGAAGAGGCTTGGGAGTACTTCTGTCCCTATAGTGATCTCTGGTATTACATCTGGAGAGGCTGGGGCACCCTGCTATTGGAAGGTCAGGAACAGAACTACTCCCCGGGGATGATGTTCCAGGTACCGGCCTCATCGATTCACGCATTACGAAATGTCAGTGGTGCTCCCACTGTTGCTCTGGTCTGGCAAAGTCCTGCATTATCCGACTCCCTGCGGGTCAGTATCATCCCCGAGGAGATCCTGGTGGAAATGGAAGCGGACTCCTTGCGAATTCTGGAACTGGAAGAGAAGATCCTCTACCGCAAACGATAG
- the lpxK gene encoding tetraacyldisaccharide 4'-kinase has translation MTWEVHDLRGYRRSANRKMLVPLTLPYALIAEFHCRVQLAGIRRDPLLPLISLGNLEAGGTGKTPAVLALAKLLQESGIRPAVLTGLPGRRGKAVFHSREPGFRNQAADEALLLSRSLPECPLVAARPKWKGVELLDKPEESDLILLDDGFQHRRLARDLNLLLLSGRTPLSFSQVLPAGDLREAPGFALRRADAFVVPEDVPLPENLPERPVFRTGVLSAGLLALDGSSRKPSDSGLIALSGIARPESFEENLAGLGTLKASLRFPDHAPMTPRFREQCLNLLSRFSGSQLVITAKDACRWTDDPLFDVQEPWILDHQIEWREPGVFLSWIRDALGFPVESGGKLD, from the coding sequence ATGACATGGGAAGTGCACGATCTTCGAGGTTACCGCAGATCCGCAAACCGGAAAATGCTTGTGCCCCTGACTCTTCCCTATGCGCTGATTGCGGAGTTCCATTGTAGAGTTCAGTTGGCGGGGATTCGACGGGATCCTCTCCTTCCCCTGATTTCACTGGGTAATCTGGAAGCCGGGGGTACGGGAAAGACTCCGGCGGTTCTCGCTCTTGCCAAATTGTTACAGGAATCAGGGATTCGTCCCGCCGTCTTGACCGGTTTGCCCGGGAGACGGGGGAAGGCAGTCTTTCACTCTCGCGAGCCCGGTTTCAGAAACCAGGCCGCGGATGAGGCTCTTCTCCTCTCCCGTTCCCTTCCCGAGTGCCCGCTTGTTGCGGCAAGGCCCAAGTGGAAGGGAGTTGAACTGCTGGACAAGCCGGAAGAATCAGATCTGATCCTGCTTGATGACGGTTTCCAGCACCGGAGACTCGCGCGGGATCTCAACCTGCTTCTCCTCTCTGGAAGAACACCTCTGTCCTTCTCTCAGGTTCTCCCTGCGGGAGATCTGAGGGAAGCCCCGGGTTTTGCTCTTCGCAGGGCTGATGCCTTCGTAGTTCCGGAAGATGTGCCTCTGCCAGAGAATCTCCCTGAACGCCCGGTATTTCGAACAGGAGTTCTTTCGGCAGGGCTCCTTGCTTTGGACGGCTCTTCCCGAAAGCCATCAGACTCCGGTTTGATTGCCTTGTCAGGCATCGCTCGCCCGGAGTCTTTTGAAGAGAATCTTGCCGGTCTCGGGACTCTGAAGGCCTCTCTTCGCTTCCCTGATCACGCGCCGATGACTCCGCGCTTCCGGGAGCAGTGCCTGAATCTGCTGTCGCGTTTTTCTGGCTCCCAGCTTGTCATTACCGCGAAAGATGCCTGTCGTTGGACCGACGATCCACTCTTTGATGTTCAGGAACCCTGGATTCTGGACCATCAGATCGAATGGCGGGAACCCGGAGTTTTCCTTTCCTGGATTCGAGATGCCCTTGGTTTCCCCGTTGAAAGCGGAGGGAAGCTTGATTAG
- the bshA gene encoding N-acetyl-alpha-D-glucosaminyl L-malate synthase BshA, whose amino-acid sequence MTEDKKLKIGVTCYHKAGGSGIVATELGMALAARGHEIHFISSSTPFRLTESDNILLHRVETADYPLFDYPPYTLALAVKMHQVVSFHDLDLLHVHYAIPHAASAILARDMGSWPVPVVTTLHGTDITLVGSHPSYHRITRHCIEQSDAVTSVSEYLSKETDRIFEAKKEVKVIPNFVDSDRFSPRENQDLRSKYARAEEKIILHASNFRPVKRVPFVLEIFDKLAMRDQSILLLAGDGPDLSTVRRMARERNLEDRVHFLGACEDMETIFPLADLFLQPSEYESFGLAALEAMSCGVPCLLTNQGGTAEFLHHGDNGCLLDPEDLDLWVKTAGRLLSSPLESREMGARARDHAKRNFSLERVVKQYEDLFLSLVPGFDNPRNFA is encoded by the coding sequence ATGACTGAGGACAAGAAATTAAAGATCGGGGTTACCTGCTACCACAAGGCGGGGGGAAGCGGCATTGTGGCCACGGAACTCGGAATGGCTCTGGCTGCACGCGGCCATGAGATTCACTTCATCAGTTCCTCCACTCCCTTCCGCCTGACCGAAAGTGACAACATCCTGCTTCACCGTGTTGAAACTGCCGACTACCCGCTCTTTGACTACCCGCCCTACACTCTCGCCCTGGCCGTGAAGATGCATCAGGTAGTCAGCTTCCACGATCTGGATCTTCTTCATGTCCATTACGCAATTCCCCATGCTGCAAGTGCAATCCTGGCACGGGACATGGGGAGTTGGCCGGTTCCGGTAGTGACAACTCTGCATGGTACGGACATAACCCTCGTTGGAAGCCATCCCAGCTATCATCGCATTACGCGTCACTGTATTGAGCAAAGTGATGCGGTCACCTCCGTGAGCGAATATCTCAGCAAGGAAACGGATCGGATATTTGAGGCGAAGAAAGAGGTAAAGGTAATTCCGAATTTCGTGGATTCAGATCGATTCTCTCCCCGAGAGAATCAGGATCTTCGCAGCAAATATGCCAGAGCGGAGGAGAAGATCATTCTTCATGCTTCGAATTTCCGCCCTGTCAAACGGGTTCCCTTTGTGTTGGAGATTTTTGACAAACTTGCAATGAGGGATCAGTCGATTTTGCTTTTGGCAGGGGACGGTCCGGACTTGAGTACTGTCCGCAGGATGGCCAGGGAAAGGAATCTTGAAGACCGTGTGCATTTCCTGGGAGCCTGTGAGGACATGGAGACGATTTTCCCGCTTGCCGATCTCTTTCTCCAGCCCAGTGAGTATGAGTCTTTTGGTCTTGCCGCTCTGGAAGCCATGAGTTGCGGAGTTCCCTGTCTCCTGACAAATCAGGGGGGGACGGCTGAGTTTCTCCATCATGGGGATAATGGCTGTCTTCTGGATCCGGAGGACCTGGATCTTTGGGTCAAAACGGCAGGCCGGCTTCTGTCTTCGCCGCTGGAGTCCCGGGAGATGGGCGCTCGCGCCCGGGATCACGCAAAGCGAAATTTCTCTCTGGAGAGAGTCGTCAAGCAATATGAAGATCTCTTCCTTTCCCTTGTTCCTGGCTTTGACAATCCTCGCAACTTCGCCTAG
- a CDS encoding class I SAM-dependent methyltransferase, which translates to MPEDSGANRSVKKPWYIDGFGAHYLELYAHRNEREAEQALKLLTLAGLPLKGLRVLDLACGGGRHLRQLRRRGAKPLGLDLSRPLLEEAQKNLPRDLSLLRADMRKLPLQDETFSLVLCMFTSFAYFQSDRENWSVLHEVARVLEDGGHYLLDFLNRGSLQIQAESEREGEHFRALESRRIEKGRVHKKVRILDRVTLEEKLEYEESVRLYSRSEIRDAAEESGLTLVQEWGTYLGDPWEEGKSPRLILLFQRVPR; encoded by the coding sequence ATGCCTGAGGACTCCGGGGCGAATCGTTCAGTAAAGAAGCCCTGGTATATTGACGGTTTCGGCGCTCACTATCTGGAACTCTATGCCCATCGAAATGAGAGAGAGGCCGAGCAGGCCCTCAAACTCCTGACTCTTGCTGGCCTGCCACTGAAGGGACTCCGAGTTCTGGACCTGGCCTGTGGTGGGGGGCGGCACTTGCGGCAGCTTCGTCGGCGGGGGGCAAAGCCACTTGGCTTGGATCTCTCCCGGCCGCTTCTTGAAGAAGCGCAGAAGAATCTACCCCGGGACCTGTCTCTCCTCCGTGCCGACATGCGCAAGCTTCCTCTGCAGGATGAGACCTTTTCTCTTGTGCTCTGCATGTTCACGAGTTTCGCATACTTTCAGAGCGACCGGGAAAACTGGAGCGTACTTCATGAGGTCGCCCGGGTTCTGGAGGATGGGGGACACTATCTGCTGGATTTTCTCAATCGAGGAAGTCTGCAAATCCAGGCAGAGAGTGAGAGGGAGGGAGAACACTTCCGTGCCCTGGAATCCCGTAGAATCGAAAAGGGGCGGGTTCACAAGAAGGTGAGGATTCTGGATCGGGTAACTTTGGAGGAAAAACTGGAATATGAGGAGAGCGTGCGCTTGTATTCCCGCTCAGAAATACGGGATGCTGCCGAGGAGTCGGGTTTGACTCTCGTGCAAGAGTGGGGAACTTATCTTGGCGATCCCTGGGAAGAAGGGAAAAGTCCTCGACTGATTTTACTCTTTCAAAGAGTTCCTCGATGA